A stretch of DNA from Methanomicrobia archaeon:
AACTCGAACATGAATCACGGCATTTATCTAAAGTCTTCGAGCAGCAACAATCTGATGGGCAATACCGCTAACTCGAACAATATAGGGGGCATTTACCTGGTGGATTCTTCGAGCTACAACACACTCACCAACAATACCGCTAACTCGAACATGAATCACGGCATTTCTCTGGATCTTTCAAGCAGCAACAACCTGACGGGCAATAACGCCACGAACAACGATAATGGCATCCACTTGAACGGCTCAGGAAGCAACACCCTCGTGGGTAACAATTGCTCGGGGAACGATGGCGCGGGCATCTACCTGATTTGTTCTAGCGATAACAACGAACTCCTGGATAACTTCTGTAATGGGAACAGTTGGATCGGCATCGTCCTGTCCTCAGGGGATAATAACGTCCTTTCACGCAATACCTGCAAAGAGAATCACTACGGTATTTGGGTATACCTGGGCATCAACAATACACTGGTGAGCAATACCTGCACTGAGAATAATTATGTAGGAATCGAGCTGTATGGAACATATGATAACACCCTTCTGGATAACAACGCCAGCTCGAACCTCTGCTTGGATGACCTTGACCTCAATTATGCGGGCATCAACCTGAAATGGGCGTGCAATAACAATCTCACGAACAACACCGCCAACGCGAACGCCAACGCGGGCATTCACCTCGACGTTGATTCGAACAGCAACGTGCTGGCGCATAACACCGCCACAGACAATAATCGCACTGGCATCTTACTCACCACCAGCTCGAACAACAAGCTGACCGCTAACACCGCAAGCAATAACACTGCAGAGTGGGACTCGAAGGGGATAGTCCTCGAAAAAGGCTCGAACAACAACGCGCTCCGCGATAACGTGGCCAATACTAACGGCGAGTACGGTATCTACCTCAATTCTTCGAGCAACGATAACAACCTTACAGGCAATACCGTCTCGAACAACAACTACGACGGCATTTACCTCTACCTTGCACACCGCAACCACATCTACAACAATACCGCCTCGAACAACTTCAACTACGGCATTTATCTGTCTTCTTCGGGCAACAATCATATCTACGACAATTACTTTGACAATACTCATAACGCTTATGACGACCCTGGAATTCATGAGGACAACATCTGGAATACCACTAGGACTGAGGGCACGAACATCATCGGTGGTCCGTATTTAGGTGGCAATTACTGGAGCGATTACACTGGCAGCGATACGGACGGCGACGGACTCGGTGAAACTCCTTACAACATATCGGGCGACTCGAACAGGGATTATTTACCGTTAACCACTCCGACCTTGATTTCCATTAATCTCAGCACCGATACGGTCTCCTACGGGTTTGTTGCAGCAGGAGAGAATAGCACTTCTCAGATCATCACGGTGACCAATGCCGGCACGGTGAACGAGACCTTTTATATCCGGGGCGACGACGCCTACTACGAGGTCTCTACGTGGACGCTCGCCGAGAGTATTGGGACAAACGCTTTCACTCACGAGTTTAATAACGGCACCGAGTGGAGTTGCCTGAACAAGACTGATAAAACGCTCGCACTAGACGTGCCCGTTGAGGGCAATGCCACCTTCACGCTCCGTATTACACTTCCCTCGGTGATGACTACACCAGGAGAATATATGACGAATGTAACCATAATGGCAACGGAGGCGTCTTAGAATAGAAATGAAAACACCAAGTAGAAATGGGCGCATGAAGATACAC
This window harbors:
- a CDS encoding right-handed parallel beta-helix repeat-containing protein is translated as MIRDGEEEKRISKKFAVFLVLAILLAPLGAIGEDVLSGNVTLGNDTNLTLTEEQGVAVNAPVNETTDGTANSSAETTTATANFSISRQLPRAWPLGAGPNSTLYVNLSGWWRINGTFNQSDTPIQSAVDNATSGDTIIVTDGTYTENVNVTTANLTLRSENGFASTIVQALDPDEHVFNVTADYVNISGFTVQGVTGSEKAGIYLYWVEYCNISDNVATNNDRGIYLKDSSSNNLTGNNASNNLGGIYLDSSSNNMLTNNTVNSNDDGIFLDVSSSNNLTGNIVTSNYWWGILLGEASNNRLTNNTFVNNGLFVTNSFGSTVTDNTVNDKPLVYREEVSDQSITVAGQVILVNCDNITVENLEILNDASVGVELWGTDNSTIMNITASGCYNDYGIYLADSCNNALIANTFSHAYNGIVLDHSSNNNNLTGNNASNNPGPGIALFYSSNNTLTNNTANSNMNHGIYLKSSSSNNLMGNTANSNNIGGIYLVDSSSYNTLTNNTANSNMNHGISLDLSSSNNLTGNNATNNDNGIHLNGSGSNTLVGNNCSGNDGAGIYLICSSDNNELLDNFCNGNSWIGIVLSSGDNNVLSRNTCKENHYGIWVYLGINNTLVSNTCTENNYVGIELYGTYDNTLLDNNASSNLCLDDLDLNYAGINLKWACNNNLTNNTANANANAGIHLDVDSNSNVLAHNTATDNNRTGILLTTSSNNKLTANTASNNTAEWDSKGIVLEKGSNNNALRDNVANTNGEYGIYLNSSSNDNNLTGNTVSNNNYDGIYLYLAHRNHIYNNTASNNFNYGIYLSSSGNNHIYDNYFDNTHNAYDDPGIHEDNIWNTTRTEGTNIIGGPYLGGNYWSDYTGSDTDGDGLGETPYNISGDSNRDYLPLTTPTLISINLSTDTVSYGFVAAGENSTSQIITVTNAGTVNETFYIRGDDAYYEVSTWTLAESIGTNAFTHEFNNGTEWSCLNKTDKTLALDVPVEGNATFTLRITLPSVMTTPGEYMTNVTIMATEAS